The following proteins are encoded in a genomic region of Fusarium oxysporum f. sp. lycopersici 4287 chromosome 1, whole genome shotgun sequence:
- a CDS encoding phosphate system cyclin PHO80 yields the protein MLKTSPALSASANASPTAFRYATSSPQHSSKPSPALRRRPSTRSDTPSSADAMKSSPIQRPRQYVANDSGIHGSPEVQRPPSSISQKASAHPAHSPAPSRPSQDQTVQQGQALSGVSPTKRRSSPTPTNPDAVAATNSSPQTSKRAKPATPPPKVLPDRYELCAIEDMVELVAHMLAELIATNDAIRISNGGLTRFHSRTAPGISVRDYLHRLARHATLTPPLLLAMVYYIDRLCAMYQEFTINTLTVHRFLITAATVAAKGLSDSFWNNTTYARVGGVRVAELKLLELEFLYRVDWKIVPNPEVLVAYYKGLVERTPGYVLESDGSDDEDEDEDDDAEDGENEPLDN from the exons ATGCTGAAGACGTCTCCAGCCTTGTCCGCCTCCGCCAATGCCTCGCCTACCGCTTTTCGATATGCGACGTCGTCCCCTCAGCACTCCTCAAAGCCTTCGCCAGCTCTCCGGCGACGGCCTTCTACCCGCTCCGACACTCCATCGTCCGCCGACGCTATGAAGTCTTCTCCAATACAGCGTCCGAGACAGTATGTCGCGAATGACTCTGGTATACATGGCTCACCCGAAGTCCAACGACCGCCGTCATCAATTTCTCAAAAAGCTTCTGCGCATCCTGCACATTCACCTGCCCCCTCACGCCCTTCTCAGGATCAGACTGTGCAGCAAGGCCAAGCACTAAGCGGGGTGTCACCAACTAAACGTCGAAGCTCTCCCACTCCGACCAACCCAGATGCCGTTGCTGCTACGAACTCTTCACCACAGACGAGTAAACGTGCAAAACCTGCTACGCCGCCACCAAAAGTATTACCAGATCGTTATGAGCTCTGTGCTATAGAGGATATGGTAGAGTTGGTTGCGCATATGTTGGCAGAGTTGATCGCTACGAATGACGCCATCCGAATTTCGAATGGCGGATTGACACGCTTTCACTCAAG AACCGCACCTGGAATTTCGGTTCGAGATTACCTCCACCGTTTGGCTAGACATGCGACCCTAACACCGCCGCTTCTCCTGGCCATGGTTTACTATATTGATCGGCTATGCGCCATGTACCAAGAATTCACCATCAATACGTTGACTGTGCATCGATTTTTAATCACTGCAGCTACAGTCGCTGCCAAAGGGTTATCAGACTCTTTCTGGAACAACACCACTTATGCTAGGGTCGGTGGCGTTCGGGTAGCAGAACTCAAATTACTAGAGTTGGAATTTCTCTACCGAGTCGATTGGAAAATTGTTCCAAACCCTGAAGTCCTTGTGGCATACTACAAGGGTTTAGTGGAACGAACCCCTGGCTATGTTTTAGAATCGGATGGTtcagacgacgaagacgaagatgaggatgatgacgcCGAAGATGGAGAGAATGAGCCTTTGGACAATTAG